The Methanoplanus sp. FWC-SCC4 genome has a window encoding:
- a CDS encoding AAA family ATPase yields MKIIGVVGMPASGKGEFSRIAKEMNIPIVVLGDIIRNAVKDAGLKITDKNMGEMSKCLRRGLGMDALAQLSIPIIEEQKGNIVIVDGIRGDAEVDTLSGHFHDFHLVAVHSSFETRLKRLSERKRSDDLPDADSLKMRDDREIGWGLLNAFSMADLKIDNEGTMEEFEMKVKDTLYKLRMEK; encoded by the coding sequence ATGAAGATTATAGGCGTTGTCGGAATGCCGGCAAGCGGTAAAGGTGAATTTTCACGAATCGCAAAGGAAATGAACATACCCATAGTTGTACTGGGTGATATTATCAGAAATGCCGTCAAAGATGCAGGTCTAAAAATCACAGATAAAAATATGGGGGAGATGTCCAAATGTCTGCGTCGGGGTCTTGGTATGGATGCACTGGCACAGCTTTCAATACCTATAATTGAAGAGCAAAAAGGAAATATTGTAATCGTTGACGGCATCAGAGGTGACGCCGAGGTAGATACACTTTCAGGGCATTTCCATGATTTTCATCTTGTAGCAGTACATTCATCGTTTGAAACAAGACTTAAACGCCTTTCTGAGAGAAAAAGATCAGATGATCTTCCGGATGCTGATAGCCTTAAAATGCGTGATGACAGGGAAATCGGGTGGGGTCTTTTGAATGCATTTTCAATGGCGGATTTAAAAATTGACAATGAAGGGACTATGGAAGAGTTTGAAATGAAAGTAAAGGATACTCTTTACAAATTAAGGATGGAAAAATGA
- a CDS encoding anaerobic ribonucleoside-triphosphate reductase activating protein codes for MKVNFGGFVPLSTVDWRGRSVCTVFFRGCPVRCHYCHNKELQTGLDLRETDEIVDMIRQSKIAASGVIFSGGEAAMQKDALIELAKRSKEMGLCVGLQTNGAFPETLEELISKKAVDLIHLDIKTRWEHYPHLLKVSTGITDKIKESLNICKDAYNNGSLPELQVVCTLFPGREDDAYYISKETEGLNLVLQQGVTGNIPPLSFGDLKKIADKIHRDVYIRTREDGEVRYENNKIIIADSIVLTDILQARRNY; via the coding sequence TTGAAGGTAAATTTTGGAGGATTTGTTCCTTTAAGTACAGTGGACTGGCGCGGAAGGTCTGTATGCACAGTTTTCTTTCGTGGTTGTCCTGTAAGGTGTCATTACTGTCACAATAAAGAATTGCAAACAGGTCTTGATTTGCGTGAAACAGATGAAATTGTTGATATGATCAGACAGTCGAAAATTGCAGCATCCGGTGTAATATTCTCCGGTGGGGAGGCTGCAATGCAAAAAGATGCTCTGATCGAACTTGCCAAAAGATCAAAAGAAATGGGTTTATGCGTAGGTTTACAGACCAACGGGGCTTTTCCCGAGACTCTTGAAGAACTGATCTCAAAAAAGGCTGTTGATCTCATTCATCTTGACATTAAAACAAGATGGGAACATTATCCGCATTTATTAAAGGTCAGTACCGGCATAACCGATAAAATAAAGGAATCCCTGAATATTTGTAAGGATGCATATAATAACGGTAGTCTTCCTGAATTACAGGTAGTCTGCACCCTGTTTCCCGGAAGGGAGGATGATGCATATTATATCTCAAAAGAAACAGAAGGGCTGAATCTTGTTCTTCAGCAGGGTGTGACAGGAAATATTCCCCCCCTCTCGTTTGGTGATCTTAAAAAAATTGCAGATAAAATTCATCGGGATGTTTATATAAGGACGCGGGAAGACGGTGAAGTTAGATACGAAAACAACAAGATAATAATTGCAGATTCAATAGTGCTCACTGACATATTGCAGGCGCGAAGAAATTATTAG
- the rnz gene encoding ribonuclease Z, giving the protein MSGETLQVYFLGTAGALPTPYRNPSCIMVRRGSETLLFDCGEGAQQQMMRAKTGFTVDAVFISHWHADHYLGLLGLVQTMSFMGRKDPLMIYGPKWIFEFVEHVENISKTKLGYRIIPSELKHGSVVPFNGYTIRAFSSKHGMPGLGYILFEDERPGRFDREHAISLGIKPGPLFGRLQRGQTITIERDGEEVLIKPSDVMGESRPGRKLIYTGDTRPDCNKWREWGEEADILIHDATYDDAESVRAKEVFHSTAGEAGSIATRINAQRLALVHISSRYTNMTSHIQDAEKQFKGDIIVPEDLDMIEIPYRS; this is encoded by the coding sequence ATGAGTGGAGAAACCCTCCAGGTATATTTTTTAGGCACAGCAGGTGCGCTTCCAACTCCCTATCGGAATCCTTCATGTATAATGGTCAGAAGAGGCTCGGAAACCCTTCTTTTTGACTGTGGTGAAGGTGCCCAGCAGCAGATGATGCGTGCAAAAACAGGTTTTACAGTTGACGCTGTCTTTATTTCACACTGGCATGCTGACCATTATCTCGGGCTTTTAGGGCTTGTTCAGACCATGTCTTTCATGGGGAGAAAAGACCCCCTGATGATTTACGGGCCAAAATGGATTTTTGAATTTGTTGAACATGTGGAAAACATTTCAAAGACAAAGCTTGGATACAGAATTATCCCGTCTGAACTTAAGCACGGCTCTGTTGTTCCTTTTAATGGTTATACAATCCGTGCATTTTCTTCAAAACACGGCATGCCGGGTCTTGGATATATTCTTTTTGAAGATGAAAGACCGGGAAGATTTGATCGTGAACATGCAATATCCCTTGGAATAAAACCCGGTCCTTTATTTGGAAGACTTCAGCGCGGACAAACTATTACTATTGAAAGAGATGGTGAGGAGGTTTTAATCAAACCTTCTGATGTAATGGGAGAATCAAGACCGGGCCGGAAACTGATATATACGGGAGACACCCGGCCTGACTGTAATAAATGGCGTGAATGGGGAGAGGAAGCTGATATTCTCATACATGATGCGACTTATGATGATGCCGAATCAGTAAGGGCAAAGGAAGTTTTTCACTCTACGGCCGGCGAGGCAGGGAGTATAGCAACCAGGATTAATGCGCAGAGACTGGCCCTTGTACATATAAGCTCACGTTACACAAATATGACAAGTCATATACAGGATGCCGAAAAACAGTTTAAAGGCGATATAATAGTACCTGAAGATCTTGACATGATTGAGATCCCATATCGGAGTTGA
- a CDS encoding carboxymuconolactone decarboxylase family protein, with translation MKENSQKAVDEFFSHADEIGDDLLEDFKEIMGQVPFIFKVLRQRPESFAPTALAEYMTLRPENLDPKTAELITISAAVAADADNCLNVHIKAAMENGATKEEILDTILIAAMIGKTKLLASSLRVFKTHFPDEDIPK, from the coding sequence ATGAAAGAAAATAGCCAAAAAGCAGTTGATGAATTTTTCAGCCACGCAGATGAAATCGGCGATGATCTTTTAGAAGACTTTAAAGAAATTATGGGACAGGTTCCTTTTATTTTTAAGGTCCTTCGTCAGAGACCTGAATCATTTGCACCAACTGCACTCGCTGAATATATGACATTAAGGCCGGAAAACCTTGATCCAAAAACCGCTGAGCTGATAACAATTTCAGCTGCAGTCGCAGCAGATGCCGACAACTGCTTAAATGTACATATAAAAGCCGCAATGGAAAACGGCGCAACAAAAGAAGAAATCCTGGATACCATACTCATCGCAGCAATGATTGGAAAAACAAAACTTCTTGCATCCTCTCTTCGTGTCTTCAAAACACATTTCCCTGATGAAGATATTCCAAAATAA
- a CDS encoding magnesium transporter — protein sequence MMMKFPVVDVHQLHLFLIGLLALLISAFAASVAGIYLGSVGEILAYLPGLMVIVPPSINMRGSISGVLASRLSSSMHLGEFEINFSKDSILGSNTRASLSISIIIAFVLGFFAYLLSSAFGLEGLYISDFIVISVISGIISSIIVMGVTLVITLLSYKKSIDLDMIAAPSVTTSGDLVTLPVLIITAVAILNCPVIIRDVLLILVIMMLIFSIYVSLRSNEEIKSISREIIPLLIPLCLVGTFAGITYATDLEKLVAYSVFLILIPPFTGCCGSIGGILCSRLATGMHTGEIDPKMLPSKDVSEYFISTYIYAIIIMPLLGIIADISASALGMSTPGILSMFLVSTAAGLLVITFVNIVGYATASISFRKGFDPDNFGIPVITSFIDLIGAGVLVAFINLII from the coding sequence ATGATGATGAAGTTCCCGGTTGTAGATGTTCATCAGTTGCACCTGTTTTTAATCGGGCTGTTAGCTCTTTTGATTAGTGCATTTGCTGCAAGTGTTGCCGGAATATATCTTGGTTCGGTTGGAGAAATACTCGCATACCTGCCGGGATTAATGGTAATTGTCCCTCCCTCAATAAACATGAGGGGAAGTATCTCCGGAGTTTTGGCATCAAGGCTTTCGTCATCGATGCATCTTGGAGAATTTGAGATAAATTTTTCAAAGGACAGTATACTCGGATCAAATACCCGCGCATCATTGTCAATTTCAATAATTATAGCTTTTGTACTTGGCTTTTTTGCTTATCTGTTGTCATCTGCATTTGGTCTGGAAGGGCTTTACATAAGTGATTTTATAGTAATTTCTGTAATATCAGGGATTATTTCAAGTATAATTGTAATGGGTGTGACACTTGTTATAACACTGCTGAGTTATAAAAAAAGCATTGACCTTGATATGATTGCCGCCCCTTCGGTTACAACATCGGGAGATCTTGTAACATTGCCTGTTTTGATAATTACAGCCGTTGCAATTTTAAATTGTCCTGTAATTATTCGTGATGTTTTATTGATACTTGTAATAATGATGCTTATCTTTAGCATCTATGTTTCATTGCGGTCAAATGAAGAGATAAAATCAATATCGAGGGAAATTATCCCTTTGTTGATTCCACTGTGTCTTGTTGGAACTTTTGCCGGAATAACATACGCCACCGACCTTGAAAAACTGGTTGCATATTCAGTTTTTCTTATACTTATTCCGCCTTTTACAGGATGCTGCGGATCAATCGGGGGAATTTTATGCTCGAGACTTGCAACAGGGATGCATACAGGAGAAATTGATCCTAAAATGTTGCCGTCAAAAGATGTCAGTGAATATTTCATATCCACATACATCTATGCAATTATTATAATGCCCCTTTTGGGAATAATTGCAGATATCTCAGCATCTGCTCTTGGAATGTCAACGCCGGGGATATTATCCATGTTTCTGGTAAGCACAGCTGCAGGGCTTTTGGTAATAACATTTGTAAATATTGTGGGATATGCAACAGCAAGCATATCTTTTAGGAAAGGGTTTGATCCTGATAATTTTGGAATACCTGTTATAACCAGTTTTATAGATCTGATTGGTGCCGGAGTACTGGTTGCATTTATTAATTTGATTATTTGA
- a CDS encoding Hsp20/alpha crystallin family protein: MSEDNKDGINDISEIIRKMLEQATKKGNFPQDGKFSITITGGRLPLDLNNYDFDDDEDDTKSSCNSQNVRVNTPHTEVHKDGDNVQIYADIPGADIYNTAISVQENHLQITSFSNDVKHEAKIEVPDIKKETMKYHFRNGVLEINVKTADENQIISN, encoded by the coding sequence ATGTCAGAAGACAACAAAGACGGTATAAACGACATCAGCGAAATAATCCGTAAAATGCTTGAACAGGCAACAAAGAAGGGGAATTTTCCACAGGATGGAAAATTCTCAATTACCATTACCGGAGGAAGACTTCCCCTGGATTTAAACAATTATGACTTCGATGATGATGAGGATGATACCAAATCATCATGCAACTCTCAAAACGTCAGGGTAAATACACCCCACACAGAAGTTCACAAAGACGGCGACAATGTTCAGATTTATGCAGATATTCCCGGTGCTGATATATACAACACAGCAATATCAGTTCAGGAAAATCATCTTCAGATAACATCATTCTCAAATGATGTTAAACATGAGGCAAAAATCGAGGTGCCTGATATTAAAAAAGAGACAATGAAATATCATTTTAGAAACGGCGTTCTTGAAATAAATGTCAAAACTGCCGACGAAAATCAGATAATTTCAAATTAA
- a CDS encoding CDC48 family AAA ATPase, producing MTNSQAFEVTVKEASHQDAGRGIARVSIEIMQALGLRSGDVIEIKGQKKAAATVWPGYSQDTGRGIVRIDGNIRSNAQTGIDEKVSIKKVEARYAEKLVIQPTQPVSLQGGEHYMARLLNGRPVTEGELFRVNIMGNALTFVISKVKPDGIAIVSPQTEIEIKEKPYESKEGIKEIPDVHYEDIGGLGRELDQVREMIELPLKHPEIFERLGIEPPKGVLLYGPPGTGKTLIAKAVANEVDAHFITLSGPEIMSKYYGESESKLREVFEEAQQNAPTIIFIDEIDSIAPKREETKGEVEQRVVAQLLALMDGLKGRGEVIVIAATNLPDKIDPALRRGGRFDREIEIGIPDKKGRLEIFQVHTRGVPLDLSGIEITGEEAIELGKTFAEAGEQEGKKHEDEIKRRKFLEPFAAVTHGFVGADISLLVKEAAMHALREELKDVKTGEDIPIEIIERLKVRLTDFEAALKHVEPSAMREVLVEIPDISWDDIGGLEDVKTELTEAVEWPLKYPEIFERLDTRPPGGILLFGPPGTGKTLLAKAVANKSECNFISVKGPELLSKWVGESEKGIRDIFRKARQAAPSIIFFDEIDALLPKRGAYQGSSSHVTESVVSQILTELDGMEELKNVTVLGATNRPDMLDEALMRPGRLDRIIYVPPPDAESRRKIFEVYLKGTDSVISKDIDIEELVKKTEGYVGADIEMVVREAKLEAMREFLNAMAGKTEIERSDALSNVRVTKAHFGKSMKKVKGTLDREAIEAYEKKAWPVLYSQDERAILEKAASVIMRAGYGEETEERKTAAEELRNATYARKKDIATIQNLTVRLEDILLKAD from the coding sequence ATGACAAATTCACAAGCATTTGAAGTTACAGTAAAAGAAGCATCACACCAGGACGCAGGACGGGGAATAGCCCGTGTGAGTATCGAAATAATGCAGGCACTCGGCCTTCGCAGTGGTGATGTGATTGAAATTAAGGGACAAAAAAAGGCCGCAGCAACTGTTTGGCCTGGTTATTCACAGGATACAGGGAGAGGCATTGTTCGTATTGACGGAAATATCAGAAGCAATGCACAGACCGGTATTGATGAAAAAGTTTCCATAAAAAAAGTTGAGGCACGTTACGCTGAAAAACTGGTGATCCAGCCGACACAGCCGGTATCTCTTCAGGGCGGGGAACATTACATGGCAAGACTCCTAAATGGACGGCCTGTCACTGAAGGAGAACTGTTCCGTGTAAACATTATGGGTAATGCCCTGACCTTTGTAATATCAAAAGTAAAACCGGATGGTATTGCGATAGTCAGTCCGCAGACTGAAATTGAAATTAAAGAAAAACCTTACGAATCAAAAGAAGGCATAAAGGAAATTCCGGATGTTCACTATGAAGACATAGGCGGTCTTGGAAGAGAACTTGATCAGGTACGTGAGATGATTGAGCTTCCTCTAAAGCATCCTGAGATCTTTGAAAGACTCGGGATTGAACCTCCAAAAGGAGTTCTCCTCTACGGACCTCCGGGGACAGGCAAGACCCTCATTGCAAAGGCGGTTGCAAATGAAGTAGATGCACATTTCATCACACTTTCCGGTCCGGAGATCATGAGCAAGTACTATGGAGAGAGTGAAAGCAAATTAAGGGAAGTATTTGAGGAAGCCCAGCAAAATGCTCCCACTATCATCTTCATAGACGAAATAGACTCAATCGCACCAAAACGTGAAGAAACAAAAGGAGAGGTGGAACAAAGAGTCGTTGCACAGCTCCTCGCATTAATGGACGGCCTGAAAGGCCGTGGTGAAGTAATAGTAATTGCCGCTACAAATCTTCCCGACAAAATTGATCCCGCACTGCGCAGGGGCGGTCGTTTTGACAGGGAAATTGAGATTGGTATACCTGACAAAAAAGGACGCCTTGAAATATTCCAGGTTCACACAAGGGGCGTTCCTCTTGACTTAAGCGGCATTGAAATTACCGGAGAAGAAGCAATAGAGCTTGGTAAAACATTTGCAGAAGCCGGAGAGCAGGAAGGCAAAAAGCATGAGGATGAAATCAAAAGGAGGAAATTTTTAGAACCCTTTGCTGCTGTCACCCATGGATTTGTCGGTGCAGACATCTCACTCCTCGTAAAAGAAGCTGCAATGCATGCTCTTCGTGAAGAGTTAAAGGACGTCAAAACAGGCGAAGACATACCCATAGAAATCATTGAAAGGTTAAAAGTCAGACTCACTGACTTTGAAGCGGCATTAAAACACGTGGAACCTTCCGCAATGCGTGAAGTACTCGTTGAAATTCCTGATATTTCCTGGGATGACATCGGCGGCCTTGAGGATGTAAAAACAGAACTTACCGAAGCAGTTGAATGGCCTTTGAAATATCCTGAAATCTTTGAAAGACTTGATACCAGACCTCCGGGCGGAATACTTCTCTTTGGTCCTCCGGGAACAGGAAAAACCCTGCTTGCAAAGGCTGTCGCAAACAAAAGTGAATGCAACTTCATATCGGTAAAAGGACCCGAACTCCTCTCAAAGTGGGTAGGCGAATCAGAAAAAGGCATAAGAGACATCTTCAGAAAAGCAAGACAGGCAGCACCATCTATAATATTCTTTGATGAAATCGATGCACTTCTTCCAAAAAGAGGAGCATATCAGGGTTCTTCATCACATGTTACAGAAAGTGTTGTCAGCCAGATCTTAACCGAACTCGATGGTATGGAAGAACTGAAAAATGTAACAGTTCTTGGTGCAACCAACAGACCGGATATGCTTGACGAAGCCCTTATGAGGCCGGGACGTCTTGACAGAATTATTTACGTTCCGCCTCCTGATGCGGAAAGCAGAAGAAAGATCTTTGAAGTTTACCTCAAAGGCACGGATTCGGTCATCTCAAAAGACATTGATATTGAAGAACTTGTGAAAAAAACTGAAGGGTACGTTGGTGCTGACATTGAAATGGTCGTACGCGAGGCAAAACTGGAAGCAATGCGTGAATTCCTGAATGCAATGGCAGGAAAAACTGAAATTGAAAGATCTGATGCGCTTTCAAATGTGCGTGTAACCAAAGCACACTTCGGCAAATCCATGAAAAAAGTGAAAGGGACACTGGACAGGGAGGCAATAGAGGCATATGAGAAAAAAGCCTGGCCTGTACTGTACAGTCAGGACGAGAGAGCCATACTTGAAAAAGCTGCATCCGTTATCATGCGTGCAGGCTACGGAGAAGAGACAGAAGAGAGAAAAACGGCAGCAGAAGAGTTAAGGAATGCAACTTACGCCAGAAAGAAAGATATTGCAACAATCCAAAACTTAACAGTCAGGCTTGAAGATATACTACTTAAAGCAGATTAA
- a CDS encoding type I 3-dehydroquinate dehydratase: protein MKTALSISSPADWNNAKLTGADFCEIRIDLISNERDSRELIELCKNGLNIPIIATIRSFEEGGKFKGGDEDWRKIIEPWCCCADYIDIERKFSHFSKDIKETDTKIIASAHLNYMPDNNELLSIHRELKGYGDIPKIVVTPGSNEDLLSFIRFTIDAEKPVITSVMGEEFRWARVVLLLFGSMIVYCHSGEKAATGQYHISDMKKILEMII, encoded by the coding sequence TTGAAAACAGCACTTTCTATATCTTCTCCGGCAGACTGGAACAATGCAAAACTTACTGGTGCAGACTTTTGTGAAATCAGAATTGATTTGATTTCAAATGAAAGAGATAGCAGAGAATTAATAGAATTATGTAAAAATGGACTGAATATTCCCATAATAGCCACAATCCGAAGTTTTGAGGAAGGCGGAAAATTTAAAGGTGGTGATGAAGACTGGAGAAAAATAATTGAACCCTGGTGCTGTTGTGCGGACTATATTGATATTGAAAGAAAATTTTCACACTTCTCCAAAGATATTAAGGAAACAGACACAAAGATAATCGCTTCCGCGCACCTGAACTATATGCCTGACAATAATGAACTGCTCTCAATTCACCGGGAATTAAAAGGATATGGTGACATCCCTAAAATTGTGGTAACTCCAGGGAGTAATGAAGACCTACTCTCCTTCATCCGTTTCACAATTGATGCAGAAAAACCAGTTATTACAAGCGTCATGGGTGAAGAGTTCAGATGGGCGAGGGTGGTTCTTCTTTTATTTGGTTCAATGATAGTTTACTGCCATTCCGGAGAAAAAGCCGCAACCGGACAGTATCATATTAGTGATATGAAAAAGATACTTGAAATGATAATATGA
- a CDS encoding helix-turn-helix transcriptional regulator gives MSEIEEEAFKIIQSKPEGVLQSELWKVLDIDSRKCSRIVKKLTDSEQIERIEYKSDGVKTYLLKARKRAVNPSLLLAGGELLPCIGCEEECTVEECPYLMDWMYQLAIEEFSEG, from the coding sequence ATGTCCGAAATTGAAGAAGAAGCGTTCAAAATAATTCAGTCCAAACCCGAAGGAGTACTTCAGAGTGAGCTTTGGAAAGTTTTAGATATCGACAGCAGAAAATGTTCGAGAATTGTAAAAAAACTGACCGATAGCGAACAGATTGAAAGAATAGAGTACAAATCCGACGGAGTCAAGACATATCTTCTAAAAGCAAGAAAACGCGCAGTCAACCCATCACTACTGCTTGCCGGCGGGGAACTATTGCCTTGCATAGGTTGTGAGGAGGAATGCACTGTGGAAGAATGTCCCTATTTAATGGACTGGATGTACCAGCTTGCAATTGAAGAGTTTTCAGAAGGATAG
- a CDS encoding LSM domain-containing protein — MVNSIVLPIKKVSALVDSKISVEIKDEGKKLQGKLVAVDEHLNIQMDQATEYVDGERGRNLGTVVIRGSNILTIAPLI, encoded by the coding sequence ATGGTTAATAGCATTGTTCTGCCAATTAAGAAAGTATCCGCTCTTGTTGATTCCAAAATATCCGTTGAAATCAAAGATGAGGGCAAAAAACTTCAGGGAAAACTTGTTGCAGTAGATGAACACCTGAATATTCAGATGGATCAGGCAACAGAATATGTTGATGGTGAAAGAGGCAGGAATCTTGGAACTGTAGTTATTCGCGGAAGCAACATCCTGACCATAGCACCATTAATTTAA
- a CDS encoding sugar phosphate isomerase/epimerase family protein has product MSCDYYFASSAKVWSSIEWVYGIEETGYDGWEISADGNYRLDNKEANSRIKEVLETTTLKASVHAPFADLNLASMNHPIYNETIRQMNECIKLASDFTDRVTIHPGYLSPAGKLVPDKVWGLQKDALTEIGKVALEYGVRVGLENMPDIPDFLCRDCNEIFGMIDSVDGMGITIDLGHANTVGQLDKFLSRLCDAGHLHIHDNMGKRDDHSPLGEGNIDWDKAGALIKKNYSGICVVEGRSIEESKKSLGVIKRCFL; this is encoded by the coding sequence ATGAGTTGCGATTATTATTTTGCTTCATCTGCCAAAGTCTGGTCTTCAATAGAATGGGTATATGGAATTGAAGAAACCGGTTATGACGGATGGGAGATTTCTGCGGATGGCAACTATCGTCTTGACAATAAAGAGGCAAATTCAAGAATAAAGGAAGTTCTTGAAACAACAACCCTCAAAGCATCTGTTCATGCCCCCTTCGCTGATTTAAACCTTGCTTCGATGAATCATCCGATATATAATGAAACAATTCGTCAGATGAATGAATGCATAAAGCTTGCCTCGGATTTCACTGACAGGGTTACAATTCATCCCGGATATCTGTCCCCTGCCGGAAAACTGGTTCCGGATAAAGTATGGGGTCTTCAAAAAGATGCACTGACAGAGATTGGCAAAGTTGCTTTGGAATACGGAGTCCGGGTAGGTCTTGAAAATATGCCGGATATACCTGATTTTTTGTGCAGGGACTGCAATGAGATATTTGGGATGATAGACAGTGTTGATGGTATGGGCATTACTATCGATCTCGGTCATGCAAATACTGTCGGCCAGCTGGACAAATTTCTTTCAAGACTATGTGATGCAGGCCACCTGCATATTCATGACAATATGGGAAAACGTGATGATCACAGTCCGCTTGGTGAGGGAAATATTGACTGGGACAAGGCAGGTGCTTTGATAAAAAAGAATTATTCGGGCATTTGTGTTGTGGAAGGGAGAAGCATTGAGGAATCAAAGAAGAGTCTTGGTGTAATTAAGAGGTGCTTTTTATGA
- a CDS encoding class 1 fructose-bisphosphatase, whose translation MTTLREYLDKTDCKEELKELIELISVQAVAIREAFIKNQSYADTENASGEQQAALDVWADNHITEVLKNSKLVKELASEEKDEILKFPDAKAEYAVVMDPLDGSSLIQVNLCVGTIIGIYDNGSALNCGKDLKAAMYMLYGPMTVLTITVGDGVYTFALDEETYQMLEGPVKIPEGKIYGSGALKREWTKEHEKFITEIEEQGGKLRYSGSFVADFHQILKYGGVYCYPATVKNEKGKLRLVFEANPIGFIAKQAGGAISDGKRDLLSVKPEEPHHKTPIYVGSQGIIERLEEIMK comes from the coding sequence ATGACAACATTGCGGGAATATCTTGATAAAACAGACTGCAAAGAAGAATTAAAAGAACTTATTGAGTTAATATCCGTCCAGGCTGTTGCAATAAGAGAGGCATTTATTAAAAATCAGTCTTATGCAGATACTGAAAATGCATCGGGTGAACAGCAGGCGGCACTTGATGTGTGGGCAGATAATCACATAACAGAAGTTTTGAAAAATTCAAAACTCGTAAAAGAACTTGCATCTGAAGAAAAGGATGAAATTCTAAAATTTCCGGATGCAAAGGCAGAATACGCTGTTGTAATGGATCCCCTTGACGGTTCTTCACTTATACAGGTAAATCTTTGCGTAGGAACCATAATCGGCATATATGACAACGGATCTGCACTCAACTGTGGAAAGGATCTAAAAGCTGCAATGTATATGCTGTACGGGCCGATGACTGTTTTAACAATCACAGTCGGAGATGGTGTTTACACATTTGCACTTGACGAGGAAACTTACCAGATGCTTGAAGGACCTGTAAAAATTCCAGAAGGAAAAATCTACGGAAGCGGCGCACTAAAAAGAGAATGGACAAAAGAGCATGAAAAGTTCATAACCGAAATTGAGGAACAGGGAGGGAAACTAAGATATTCCGGGTCTTTTGTTGCTGATTTTCACCAGATTCTGAAATACGGAGGCGTTTACTGTTATCCTGCAACCGTAAAAAATGAAAAAGGCAAATTAAGACTTGTCTTTGAAGCTAATCCAATAGGATTCATCGCAAAACAGGCAGGAGGAGCTATTTCAGACGGCAAAAGGGATCTCCTGTCAGTAAAACCAGAGGAACCTCATCATAAAACTCCCATATATGTGGGAAGTCAGGGGATTATTGAAAGGCTTGAAGAAATTATGAAATAA